A genome region from Tardibacter chloracetimidivorans includes the following:
- a CDS encoding chloride channel protein, translated as MPRRTLTPKAWRFRPSNSLVMHRRCSEHHQGSSVSTGAGAMAALASVAIVAAFAAAALQLLIVGVTGAAGFMAATLGASTWAVVFGMVLVVGNAWTLQLLRAQTPYGLVTFVEQARCGFSHWQVKTGFCSALMGALNFGAGLGVGKEGPAIVLATTVSVWIRTRTPWLLDHRLATIAAVSAAVSAMFGMPFSAIVLALELLRAFPSRSSAVAALLGSAAGVLVHALLLDSTGPTGWGVAYSPVLPGQAFLTGVMLGVVSAGFTWMCTAITLVWNTTPRVRSPARAALAIGVNVAAWIAFWPLSAPIDTRLHHVLMGNAPSTAQGELLLLAAPLLIAAVCLRSSVAGGYFSPVMLGGAMAGAFFAVETGAPAESGALLGMGAAVAGVLRLPIYAVVFVVEMIGSLQPTVPMSIACLASWLSARCLHSAGVLGHRPKRSAITTAEKTT; from the coding sequence ATGCCAAGAAGGACATTGACACCAAAGGCGTGGAGATTCCGACCCTCGAACAGCCTGGTTATGCACCGCCGTTGTTCGGAGCACCACCAGGGCAGTAGTGTGAGCACTGGGGCCGGCGCAATGGCGGCGCTCGCCTCTGTTGCAATAGTCGCCGCGTTTGCGGCCGCCGCACTTCAGCTTCTGATTGTTGGAGTCACTGGCGCGGCTGGTTTTATGGCCGCGACTTTGGGTGCGTCAACCTGGGCCGTTGTCTTTGGCATGGTGCTAGTTGTGGGAAACGCGTGGACGTTGCAACTTCTCCGTGCGCAAACCCCCTATGGCTTAGTGACATTCGTCGAACAAGCGCGCTGCGGATTTTCTCACTGGCAGGTCAAGACGGGTTTTTGCAGTGCGCTCATGGGTGCCCTGAACTTCGGGGCTGGCCTTGGAGTCGGAAAGGAGGGCCCAGCGATCGTGCTTGCGACGACGGTCAGCGTATGGATACGCACACGCACACCTTGGTTGCTAGATCATCGACTTGCGACCATCGCTGCCGTAAGCGCGGCTGTTTCCGCAATGTTTGGCATGCCTTTCTCTGCGATCGTCTTGGCGCTAGAACTGCTGCGGGCGTTCCCCTCCAGATCTTCGGCAGTTGCAGCGCTTCTAGGCAGTGCGGCGGGAGTTCTAGTGCACGCGCTGTTGCTGGACTCAACTGGGCCCACGGGTTGGGGCGTCGCCTACAGTCCAGTGCTCCCGGGTCAAGCTTTTCTCACTGGCGTCATGCTGGGGGTTGTTTCCGCTGGCTTCACTTGGATGTGCACTGCCATCACACTAGTTTGGAACACGACTCCTAGAGTGAGGTCGCCCGCGAGGGCAGCGTTGGCGATTGGGGTAAACGTTGCAGCCTGGATTGCATTCTGGCCTTTGTCAGCTCCTATAGACACAAGGCTTCACCACGTACTTATGGGGAACGCGCCATCGACTGCTCAGGGCGAGCTACTACTACTCGCCGCACCGCTGCTAATTGCGGCCGTATGCCTTCGCAGTTCTGTCGCCGGTGGCTACTTCTCCCCAGTAATGCTTGGCGGTGCAATGGCGGGGGCATTCTTCGCGGTAGAAACCGGCGCACCAGCTGAGAGCGGCGCACTTCTCGGGATGGGCGCAGCAGTCGCAGGCGTGCTGCGATTGCCCATATACGCAGTGGTCTTTGTCGTGGAAATGATTGGATCGCTGCAGCCAACAGTACCGATGTCGATAGCTTGCCTAGCCAGCTGGCTCTCCGCCCGATGCCTCCATTCAGCCGGCGTACTAGGTCATCGACCAAAGCGTAGTGCAATCACGACTGCGGAAAAAACTACTTGA
- a CDS encoding TRAP transporter large permease, translating to MSEVIVVAMFVTLVLFLLTGAPVAFALSAVGLLFGAIGIALGQLTFDLLYALPDRVFGIMRNETLLAIPFFTFMGLLLERSGMAEDLLDTIGQLFGPIRGGLAYAVIFVGAMLAATTGVVAASVISMGLISLPLMMRYRYDIPVACGVIAASGTLAQIIPPSLVLIVLADQMGISVGDVYEGSLLPSLVLTGLYALYIFAISIIWPAKVPALPLEARTTRGWQLLGRVIFVLVPPVILIFLVLGTIFFGIATPTEGGAMGAVGALALAAMKRRLNFKMVWQASEGTVKLTTFVIFILVGSTVFGLTFRGIDGDRLVEHLFASLPGGQVGFLVVVNILVFLLAFFLDFFELAFILIPLLTPVADKLGIDLVWFAVVLAVNMQTSFIHPPFGFALFYLRSVAPKSVTSSDIYWGAAPYLVIQLLMVGALIAFPQLVGTHAKKDIDTKGVEIPTLEQPGYAPPLFGAPPGQ from the coding sequence ATGTCTGAAGTCATCGTCGTTGCAATGTTCGTCACATTGGTTCTGTTTTTGTTGACGGGCGCGCCAGTTGCATTTGCATTGTCTGCGGTGGGCTTGCTTTTTGGCGCAATCGGTATAGCGCTCGGCCAACTTACGTTCGACCTCCTGTACGCCCTGCCCGACCGCGTGTTTGGGATCATGCGTAACGAGACTCTACTCGCGATTCCATTCTTTACGTTTATGGGTCTCCTCTTGGAGCGCTCGGGTATGGCGGAAGACTTGCTCGACACTATCGGGCAGCTATTTGGTCCGATCCGTGGTGGCCTTGCCTATGCCGTAATCTTTGTCGGAGCCATGCTTGCTGCGACAACCGGCGTTGTGGCTGCCTCGGTCATCTCGATGGGACTGATCTCTTTGCCGCTGATGATGAGATACCGCTACGACATTCCCGTTGCCTGCGGCGTAATCGCTGCATCTGGGACGTTGGCTCAGATCATCCCACCAAGCCTCGTGCTGATCGTACTGGCGGATCAAATGGGAATATCCGTTGGCGATGTCTATGAAGGTTCACTACTACCATCCCTAGTGCTGACAGGCCTATATGCGCTGTACATCTTCGCCATAAGCATCATTTGGCCCGCAAAGGTGCCAGCCTTACCTTTGGAAGCTCGGACGACGCGTGGCTGGCAACTTCTAGGCCGGGTCATCTTCGTCCTGGTCCCGCCCGTCATACTCATCTTCCTGGTGCTCGGAACCATCTTCTTCGGAATCGCTACTCCGACGGAAGGAGGTGCCATGGGTGCAGTGGGGGCACTTGCACTGGCAGCAATGAAGCGGCGCCTCAACTTCAAAATGGTGTGGCAGGCCAGCGAAGGAACGGTCAAGCTCACGACATTTGTCATCTTCATTCTTGTCGGTTCAACGGTTTTCGGTCTGACATTCCGTGGCATTGACGGCGATCGCTTGGTCGAGCATCTGTTCGCTAGCTTGCCAGGCGGTCAGGTTGGATTTCTTGTTGTTGTGAACATATTGGTCTTCCTGCTCGCATTCTTTCTCGACTTCTTCGAGCTGGCATTCATCCTCATCCCGCTGCTCACGCCGGTTGCCGACAAACTTGGCATCGACTTAGTTTGGTTCGCAGTCGTGCTTGCAGTCAACATGCAAACATCCTTCATCCATCCGCCTTTCGGTTTCGCGCTGTTCTACCTTCGCAGCGTGGCCCCGAAATCGGTAACGTCATCGGACATCTACTGGGGTGCTGCTCCGTATCTGGTCATTCAGCTCTTGATGGTGGGTGCGCTCATTGCGTTTCCACAGCTTGTGGGGACCCATGCCAAGAAGGACATTGACACCAAAGGCGTGGAGATTCCGACCCTCGAACAGCCTGGTTATGCACCGCCGTTGTTCGGAGCACCACCAGGGCAGTAG
- a CDS encoding TRAP transporter small permease subunit encodes MKPSYKQPLIVRAIDRLSDFAGVVALALVVPLVALSAGNAIARYAFNYSSNGLLEIQWYLFSAIFLLGASYALKHNSHVRIDIILHRFSPRGQALIDLITLLLFLLPFACLLTWMGWPFFATSFTEREMSSDVGGLIRWPVKILVPLGMALLALQGVSEILKRVNAIRTGDYPAAQDQSPVPGMAPADRAEVDHV; translated from the coding sequence ATGAAGCCAAGCTACAAGCAACCGTTGATTGTGCGCGCAATCGACAGGTTGTCTGACTTTGCGGGGGTTGTTGCCTTAGCGCTCGTGGTGCCGCTTGTAGCACTTAGCGCCGGCAACGCCATCGCCCGCTACGCGTTCAACTACAGCTCCAATGGACTGCTTGAAATCCAGTGGTATCTGTTCTCAGCCATTTTTCTTTTGGGGGCCAGCTATGCACTCAAGCATAACTCGCACGTGAGGATTGACATCATCCTGCATCGGTTCAGCCCGAGAGGACAAGCCCTCATAGATCTCATTACCTTGTTGTTGTTTTTGTTGCCGTTTGCATGCTTGTTGACTTGGATGGGGTGGCCATTCTTCGCAACTTCTTTTACTGAACGGGAGATGTCCTCAGACGTCGGTGGACTGATTCGGTGGCCGGTCAAGATTTTGGTGCCGCTAGGTATGGCATTGCTTGCGTTGCAGGGTGTATCCGAAATTCTCAAGCGGGTGAACGCCATTCGTACCGGTGACTATCCAGCCGCGCAAGACCAGTCACCTGTGCCGGGGATGGCCCCAGCCGATCGTGCGGAGGTCGACCATGTCTGA
- a CDS encoding TRAP transporter substrate-binding protein, with translation MPGLQVLDAVEQGTIECGYTAGYYYGGKESALAIDTCLPFGMGVRQHNAWMLNGGGLELTRQVYKKFNCINFPAGHTGTQMGGWWRAEVKTLADLKGKKMRIPGLGGAIMAKLGVIPQQLSGGDIYPALERGTIDAAEWSVPYDDEKLGFYKVAKFYYSPAFWEPTASFPVIVNLKAWEALPAQFREALEVACFEAYTKVPAAYDAANPEALKRLIAQGVQLRSFSKEIMDAAWVATKQVMAEESAKSADFKRLYDSYTAFRLGVGSWFRVAESPLDNFTLYQAR, from the coding sequence GTGCCAGGACTGCAGGTTCTCGACGCGGTCGAGCAAGGCACGATTGAGTGTGGGTACACCGCAGGCTACTACTACGGGGGCAAAGAAAGCGCGCTGGCCATTGACACATGTCTCCCCTTCGGAATGGGCGTGCGTCAACACAACGCATGGATGTTGAATGGAGGAGGCCTGGAACTGACAAGACAGGTATACAAGAAGTTCAACTGCATCAACTTTCCAGCAGGCCATACGGGAACGCAGATGGGTGGCTGGTGGCGCGCCGAGGTGAAGACGTTGGCTGACCTAAAGGGCAAGAAGATGCGCATACCTGGCCTAGGGGGCGCGATCATGGCCAAGCTTGGCGTGATTCCGCAACAGCTGTCCGGCGGCGACATCTACCCGGCACTAGAGCGAGGCACGATCGATGCTGCTGAGTGGTCCGTACCCTACGACGACGAGAAACTGGGCTTCTACAAAGTCGCAAAGTTCTATTACTCGCCCGCGTTCTGGGAGCCGACCGCAAGCTTTCCCGTCATCGTGAACCTCAAGGCCTGGGAGGCCCTCCCTGCGCAATTTCGAGAAGCGCTAGAAGTGGCGTGCTTTGAAGCCTATACCAAGGTGCCCGCAGCGTACGACGCTGCCAATCCTGAGGCTCTGAAACGACTCATCGCGCAAGGCGTGCAACTCCGAAGCTTCTCGAAAGAGATTATGGACGCCGCTTGGGTAGCTACCAAGCAGGTGATGGCAGAGGAATCCGCTAAAAGCGCCGATTTCAAACGCCTTTACGACAGCTACACCGCATTCCGACTGGGTGTGGGGTCGTGGTTCCGGGTCGCGGAGAGCCCTCTTGACAACTTCACGCTCTACCAAGCGCGCTGA
- a CDS encoding IS3 family transposase (programmed frameshift), with protein sequence MGRQRFTPEQIIAKLREVDVIVGRGGTAVEACRQIGIAEQTLYRWRKEYGGLKVDQVRRMKDLERENAQLKKLVADLALDKAILQEASKLTFLSPSRRREAIEQVRRVLPVSERRTCRVLIQHRSTQRHRPKDDADERRLTADIVALAKDYGRYGYRRIHALLGHAGWQVSLSVVERIWRREGLKVPKRQPKRRRLWLGDGSCIRLRPQHRGHVWSYDFVEDQTRNGRKFRVLNIIDEFSRECLAMVPLRRFRSNDVIDVLADLFIEHGPPEHIRSDNGPEFVAHAVREWLGRLGVTTLYIEPGSPWENGYIESFNARLRDELLNGEIFYSLEEVRCVTGWWRDHYNRLRPHSSLGYRPPAPETIKMPAWSLGSAALRLPPRLASEMRIS encoded by the exons ATGGGACGTCAGCGTTTTACGCCGGAGCAGATCATCGCGAAGCTGCGTGAAGTGGATGTGATTGTTGGGCGGGGCGGGACCGCCGTCGAGGCTTGCCGGCAGATCGGGATTGCCGAACAGACGCTCTATAGATGGCGTAAGGAATATGGTGGCCTGAAGGTCGACCAGGTGCGTCGGATGAAGGATCTGGAGCGGGAGAATGCACAGCTGAAGAAGCTGGTTGCAGACCTCGCGCTGGATAAAGCGATCCTTCAGGAGGCGTCGAAGCTGACTT TTTTGAGCCCCTCCCGTCGCCGCGAGGCGATCGAGCAGGTCCGTCGTGTTCTTCCGGTATCGGAGCGGCGGACCTGCCGTGTTCTGATCCAGCATCGTTCGACACAGCGACATCGTCCGAAAGATGATGCCGACGAGCGGCGTCTGACGGCCGATATCGTCGCGCTGGCCAAGGATTATGGCCGGTACGGCTATCGCCGCATTCATGCCTTGCTCGGCCACGCAGGCTGGCAGGTCAGCCTATCGGTGGTGGAGCGGATCTGGCGGCGGGAGGGTCTCAAAGTGCCGAAGAGGCAGCCGAAGCGACGTCGACTCTGGTTGGGCGATGGATCATGCATCCGGCTGCGCCCGCAGCATCGCGGGCATGTGTGGTCGTATGACTTCGTCGAGGACCAGACGCGCAACGGACGCAAGTTCCGGGTGCTCAACATCATCGACGAGTTCAGCCGGGAGTGCCTGGCGATGGTGCCGCTCCGGCGGTTCCGATCCAACGACGTCATCGACGTGCTGGCCGATCTGTTCATCGAACATGGTCCGCCTGAGCATATCCGGTCCGACAACGGCCCCGAATTCGTCGCTCATGCGGTGCGGGAATGGCTGGGTAGGCTCGGCGTCACCACCCTGTACATCGAACCCGGCAGCCCTTGGGAGAATGGTTATATCGAGAGCTTCAACGCCCGTCTGCGTGACGAGCTGCTCAATGGCGAGATCTTCTACAGCCTTGAGGAGGTCCGCTGCGTCACCGGCTGGTGGCGTGATCATTACAACCGGCTAAGGCCGCACAGCAGTCTTGGCTACCGCCCACCGGCCCCGGAAACGATCAAGATGCCAGCCTGGTCGCTCGGCTCCGCTGCGCTGCGCCTCCCGCCCAGGCTGGCATCGGAAATGCGGATCAGCTAA
- a CDS encoding haloacid dehalogenase type II — protein sequence MANFHPPLKAVAFDAYGTLFDVYSVGATADRFFPGRGETLAQLWRDKQIEYTRLRTLCDKYVSFWQVTEDALTFACLRLNLTVTPPQRAELLDQYRRLKAYDENSGALKRLNAMGLPLAILSNGDPEMLADAVSAAGLGSHFDHLLSVDSVQRFKTAPEAYQLGPDALGFRPEEILFASSNGWDIAGATWFGYTTFWVNRTAQPMEQLGVRAHAEGRSLDDLVKFVAQRV from the coding sequence ATGGCGAACTTTCACCCGCCGCTTAAGGCAGTTGCATTCGATGCCTACGGCACGCTATTCGACGTTTACTCGGTTGGTGCCACAGCCGACCGATTTTTCCCCGGGCGAGGCGAAACCCTCGCGCAGCTCTGGCGCGACAAACAAATCGAGTACACGAGACTCCGAACACTTTGCGACAAGTACGTCTCGTTCTGGCAGGTGACCGAAGACGCACTCACATTTGCCTGTCTTCGCCTGAACCTGACTGTGACCCCTCCGCAACGAGCAGAGCTACTTGATCAATACCGCCGACTGAAGGCGTACGACGAGAACAGCGGTGCTCTAAAGCGCCTGAATGCGATGGGACTTCCCCTCGCAATCCTGTCCAACGGAGACCCAGAGATGCTCGCCGATGCAGTGTCCGCCGCTGGCCTCGGCTCACACTTTGATCATCTGTTGAGCGTCGACTCAGTTCAACGCTTCAAGACGGCGCCAGAGGCGTACCAGCTAGGCCCTGACGCGCTTGGCTTCAGGCCCGAAGAAATCCTCTTTGCATCCTCGAACGGCTGGGATATCGCTGGAGCTACGTGGTTTGGCTACACGACCTTTTGGGTCAACCGCACTGCCCAGCCGATGGAGCAACTTGGCGTGCGGGCTCACGCAGAGGGACGCTCGTTGGACGACTTAGTGAAGTTCGTCGCCCAGCGAGTCTGA
- a CDS encoding LysR substrate-binding domain-containing protein: MAKHLELDVLRTFEAVVREGSFARAAERMCLTAPAISLQMKRLDAVLGGDVFYKDGRGKSLTDKGQRLLEHARRMLHLNDLALSEFTQTNFRGRVRLGVAQDFAEGALIMLLREIQDAHREVQIDLVVDLNRRIHAAFERGELDVAIATSDPLGEPLGESLLDTELIWIAARDFKLTPGAPLPLVLFPEPCIVRDIVLRALVEHGISWRPACVSTSLEGLLSATKAGLGITVRSPQQLTRDLVKVSPGLGLPMLPDVSVAMRINDNGPSSQALTRHIAELVRNVVLVEAARVVRPLDDVVGHDAVEAFSVPKCAVKDDMGQPIGRPDRERMGSRGGTAELA; the protein is encoded by the coding sequence ATGGCCAAGCATCTGGAGCTAGACGTGTTGCGCACTTTCGAGGCGGTTGTACGAGAGGGCAGCTTTGCTCGGGCTGCCGAGCGAATGTGTCTGACAGCGCCCGCCATAAGTTTGCAAATGAAGCGGCTTGACGCCGTGCTTGGGGGAGACGTTTTTTACAAGGACGGACGCGGGAAAAGTCTTACGGATAAGGGTCAACGGCTCCTTGAGCATGCGCGCCGCATGCTGCACTTGAATGATCTGGCACTCAGCGAGTTCACTCAGACCAATTTCCGTGGCAGGGTTCGCTTAGGCGTTGCGCAGGACTTTGCCGAAGGCGCACTGATCATGTTGCTACGCGAGATTCAGGATGCTCATAGAGAGGTACAGATCGATCTTGTGGTCGACCTAAACCGGCGCATTCATGCCGCGTTTGAAAGAGGCGAACTGGACGTGGCGATCGCAACGTCTGATCCGCTAGGGGAGCCCTTAGGCGAGAGCCTTTTGGATACAGAGCTCATTTGGATTGCCGCGCGGGATTTCAAGCTGACTCCTGGTGCGCCACTTCCGCTAGTCCTATTTCCGGAGCCCTGCATTGTTCGTGACATCGTGCTGCGTGCGCTTGTAGAACATGGCATCTCGTGGAGACCAGCTTGTGTCAGCACCAGCCTAGAGGGGTTACTCAGTGCGACCAAAGCTGGTCTGGGCATAACAGTTCGTTCACCTCAGCAGCTGACGCGAGACCTCGTGAAGGTATCGCCAGGTTTGGGCCTACCGATGCTTCCCGACGTAAGTGTCGCCATGCGTATCAACGATAACGGGCCGTCTTCACAAGCCTTAACTCGTCACATTGCAGAATTGGTTCGCAATGTGGTGCTAGTCGAGGCAGCTCGGGTAGTGCGACCGCTAGACGATGTTGTTGGTCACGACGCTGTTGAAGCTTTCTCGGTTCCAAAATGCGCTGTCAAAGACGATATGGGGCAGCCGATTGGTCGTCCGGACCGCGAACGAATGGGATCCCGTGGTGGGACCGCTGAACTTGCGTAG
- a CDS encoding MarR family winged helix-turn-helix transcriptional regulator: MKQKKTRLVFLLNIAYRAVDRWLENEGGGASALSAAQAGTMFYLAENDGALTGDVAAALNIGAPAMSGLANRLEQAGFLTRQRDEEDGRAIRLYQTDEGRLAAQRTKSALTALNFQLTDGFNEQEMEVVGRWLEALPKKLAIEGPRSSGQRLN; this comes from the coding sequence ATGAAACAAAAGAAGACTCGTTTGGTCTTTTTGCTCAACATTGCCTACAGAGCTGTAGATCGCTGGCTGGAGAACGAGGGTGGAGGAGCCTCGGCACTGTCTGCCGCGCAAGCGGGAACGATGTTCTATTTGGCTGAGAACGACGGAGCTCTAACGGGCGACGTGGCCGCAGCGCTCAATATCGGTGCTCCTGCGATGTCAGGGTTGGCCAATCGACTTGAGCAGGCTGGATTTTTGACGCGTCAGCGCGACGAAGAGGATGGAAGAGCGATACGTCTCTACCAAACTGATGAGGGCAGGCTTGCCGCCCAGCGTACAAAAAGTGCTCTCACGGCACTGAATTTTCAGTTGACGGATGGCTTCAACGAGCAAGAAATGGAAGTCGTAGGGCGATGGCTTGAAGCGTTGCCGAAAAAGCTAGCAATTGAGGGGCCTCGGTCGTCTGGCCAGCGCCTCAACTGA
- the lipB gene encoding lipoyl(octanoyl) transferase LipB, with product MLLPHRAQSVFMIVRFLGQVDYQSTVAAMRAFTAARDADTCDELWLCEHPPTFTQGLSGKPEHLLSPGDIPVVASDRGGQVSYHGPGQVTAYPLVDLRRINIFVKEYVARLELAIVETLSSFGVDGIRVSGAPGVYVHSNVSRDPKIAAGSRKLEEELQRVAKIAALGIKVSRHCTYHGLSLNVAMDLRPFEHINPCGYVGLRTTSLQEVGVATDWSTVAERLADRLLSQLVVSSRSDATPAPA from the coding sequence ATGCTTCTTCCGCACCGCGCGCAGTCAGTTTTTATGATCGTTAGATTTTTGGGGCAAGTGGATTACCAGTCAACGGTCGCGGCCATGCGTGCATTCACCGCCGCGCGCGATGCAGATACATGTGACGAGCTATGGCTCTGCGAGCATCCTCCAACTTTTACTCAGGGGCTGTCTGGAAAGCCTGAGCACCTACTCTCACCTGGGGACATACCTGTGGTTGCAAGCGATCGCGGTGGGCAAGTGAGTTATCACGGGCCGGGACAGGTTACTGCTTATCCCTTAGTCGACCTGCGGCGAATCAACATATTCGTCAAGGAGTACGTGGCTCGTCTGGAGTTGGCAATCGTCGAAACGCTCAGTAGTTTTGGCGTCGATGGCATACGAGTGTCAGGCGCTCCAGGTGTCTATGTGCACTCGAACGTATCAAGGGACCCGAAAATTGCTGCAGGGTCGCGCAAGTTGGAGGAAGAACTCCAGCGGGTGGCAAAGATTGCAGCTCTTGGCATCAAAGTAAGTCGGCATTGCACCTACCACGGTCTTTCACTCAACGTGGCAATGGATCTGCGCCCGTTCGAACACATTAATCCGTGTGGGTATGTTGGGCTGCGAACCACCTCCCTTCAAGAGGTAGGTGTGGCCACTGACTGGTCAACTGTGGCAGAGAGGCTTGCTGACAGACTGTTATCGCAACTTGTGGTGAGTTCCAGAAGCGATGCGACGCCAGCGCCGGCTTGA
- a CDS encoding IS66 family insertion sequence element accessory protein TnpB — translation MTAANLCNRAPGATIVGVAKLLGISPSLIHGWRRMRREAEKIASEPVQFISYGTVPEGTGSPVAPPLAVPPPSPLTPTPVEELVRPYPGTRPGSIDIDLPGGTRLSVDSYVNEKALARVLRALRDVS, via the coding sequence GTGACTGCCGCCAATCTTTGCAACAGAGCCCCCGGCGCGACGATCGTGGGCGTTGCAAAGCTGCTGGGGATTTCACCGAGCCTGATCCATGGCTGGAGGCGGATGCGGCGGGAGGCCGAGAAGATTGCCAGCGAACCGGTCCAGTTCATTTCCTATGGCACTGTGCCCGAAGGCACCGGTAGCCCTGTGGCTCCACCGCTAGCGGTCCCCCCTCCATCACCCCTAACGCCGACACCGGTCGAGGAACTGGTCCGTCCCTATCCTGGCACGCGGCCCGGTTCGATAGACATTGACCTGCCCGGCGGCACGCGTCTGTCGGTGGACAGTTATGTCAACGAGAAGGCGCTGGCACGCGTGCTGCGTGCGTTGCGGGATGTCTCATGA
- the tnpB gene encoding IS66 family insertion sequence element accessory protein TnpB (TnpB, as the term is used for proteins encoded by IS66 family insertion elements, is considered an accessory protein, since TnpC, encoded by a neighboring gene, is a DDE family transposase.), whose translation MISLAPGTKIYLASKPVSMRLGFDGLAALVRPLFAVEPYGGHVFLFRSKSGNYLKALHWDGTGLCLFAKRLERHRFVWPPLLEGGVVLTPAQFALLIEAMDWRRTVAPEPPRLPAQI comes from the coding sequence ATGATCTCGCTGGCGCCGGGGACGAAGATTTATCTCGCGAGCAAGCCGGTCAGCATGCGGCTCGGCTTCGATGGCCTGGCAGCGCTGGTACGGCCGCTGTTTGCGGTCGAGCCTTACGGCGGTCACGTCTTCCTGTTCCGCAGCAAGAGCGGCAATTACCTGAAGGCGCTGCACTGGGACGGCACGGGCCTGTGCCTTTTCGCCAAGCGCCTGGAGCGGCATCGTTTCGTCTGGCCGCCGCTATTGGAGGGCGGCGTCGTGCTGACGCCTGCACAGTTCGCGCTGCTGATTGAGGCGATGGATTGGCGGCGCACGGTGGCGCCTGAACCGCCGCGTCTGCCGGCGCAGATTTAA